TTATTGAAATAAGCAGCTATTTCAATAGGCGTTAGTTTTATTTCTGAAGGGGTAGTTAATCCAGCATACGAATGGGCCAGCAATTTACTTTGCTGTAAAATCTCTTCTTCCTGGTCGGTTTTTAAGAAGCTGTTGAGTTCTGGATATTGTTTTAATTTATAATCGGAAATGATCAACGTAGATCCCTCTCATTGCCTTTTGAAGCAAGCATTTTATTTTATTCCTTATTGAATGGATAGATAATCAGTTGTGTGTTGTTATTGAGCGTATTAAAAAATATTCAACGATTATTCAAAGAATTACCTTTGTCTGAAAGGTATTTATAGATAAACTTAACTCGAAAAACATATGGTCAGTGTATTATTAAATAGATCAATAAAGGCAAGTTTTGATGAAATTAAGATCCTATAATCTTTTAACCTGGATTCCCCATCTTTTTCTTTTCTATAAAGAAAAAGTTTTCCGCAAACTTTTACCCATAATGGCAATTATTATTATTTATGCAGTTTTAATTGCTTATTTTTTTGAAAATAAGAATAAATACAATTTAGGACAATTTCATCTGATTTTTAGTTTTATTTTAACGGTGATAATAAGTTTTAGAGTAAACAGTAGTTTCTCGCGCTGGTGGGAAGGGCGTATTTTGTGGGGAGGAATTGTCAATAATTGTCGTAACCTGGGTCAAAAATTTGATATTTTTGTTGGATTAAAACAAAACCCTGAATTTTATGATCTTTTAGTTAAGTTGCCCGTGATTATTACTGCGCATTTGCGAAAGAACACGAAAGAATTGGAGACAGAGCTACTTTCCTTATGTATCCATGAACTTAACTCCCAAAATCCCGTGTTACT
The nucleotide sequence above comes from Legionella hackeliae. Encoded proteins:
- a CDS encoding bestrophin family protein → MKLRSYNLLTWIPHLFLFYKEKVFRKLLPIMAIIIIYAVLIAYFFENKNKYNLGQFHLIFSFILTVIISFRVNSSFSRWWEGRILWGGIVNNCRNLGQKFDIFVGLKQNPEFYDLLVKLPVIITAHLRKNTKELETELLSLCIHELNSQNPVLLVTKRMYFIINELRQKNVLQFEQYLALDTHIVNLIDMVGGCERIANTTIPPAFSYFVKQALLFYIVMFPFGWADTFGYLVIVVMVMIVYIWLGLEILAEELEEPFGEGENNLPLNLLTKNIVRNIEQISKPL